The proteins below come from a single Acidobacteriota bacterium genomic window:
- a CDS encoding FG-GAP repeat protein: MRNLAATAALPGRLAVDINANAVATVSAASFEAGAAPDSIVASFGAGLATQNASATTTPLPTQLGGTTVEVNGVRAGLFFVSAGQVNYAIPSTTLYGTANVVIRSGDGTVSNGTIQVVQVTPGIFSANGNGRGAAAAVFLRARSNGTQSFETTAQFNTGSGRFITKPIDLGPTTDQVYLILYMTGLRYFDPPARENISVLIGGEQIPPDFAGAQGGLVGVDQLNVKVPRTLLGRGVISVSVSATGFGSSNLVEIEIAGNGTGPTTPQIMSLTPQDGIGGQAVAGKSLIITGSGFSSDKTANKVYIGPGATEAQVMTATPTRLEVVVPFGVETGTVKVATPNGEGVSTSVVPIVTSISGIIENTNRQPLVGVNVRLSNGASTTTSAEGTFVLADVPATAHSVFIDGDLIPTQPPYPKLTMKIVASANRDNKFASAIALQQATGSSSTIGSGSAATAGGSNLRVASSAQQQQPTPQPPTTNIQTGNFSLQVAANAKPVFPDGSGSGKIYLTPVQNGRTPVDLPTGVYSTSIVQITPFDTKIPEGAKLVFPNDGRAVGASLKLYRYDSSGSIGRFAEVEGAKITISSDGKYLETGSGDVKEANIYFAAQASARPSPNASTTVQGQVLCCVNASGQIVGNHADPVSKANVKARGQEAETDGNGSYILPNVPATAGENITVDVTYRLPSGRVARAQSSDAKVEVGSITKVEPTYLPSESVNRAPVILAPPKVEIPVTQTSDIGLVISDPDPGQQISATVMGASWASLIKVQGTGTIVNANAYLLRLTPPARGSFSLTITADDKQGGTAVHNLTVSVVDQNRPPTANSLDLVTDEDTPLTIKLTGTDPDNNPLTYRIFTPPLNGGLSGTAPNLTYIPNANFNGSDIFTFVVNDGSVNSAAAAVVITVKPVNDAPVLSAPAAVTSNEGQPLVINLTATDVDQGQTLTITGTNLPASATLSATTPTSAQFKWTPSFTQAGNYTVTFKVADNGTPPLSDTKEVKITILDVPTLSVPGPQTVNEGQSLLFDVAVPGGQAGSTVTASNLPEGAALTATSAGIWQFKWTPGYTQAGGYTVTFRAITNGSSESKDVRITVFDAQRELSKEPGDLTIYGAHGPVPRNVLDAGDATGTSVATGDLNGDGIADLVIGAPFANNGTQDVGRDTGAVYVFFGKASLGGTLDLAQQKPDVTLYGERSYDSFGASLAIGDISGDGKPDLIVGAPLADTTDRRDCGKVYALFGPFPPDGLDANKAAIITRIAGLTVNGLKAGDRLGASVAAGHLRSKTGPLDLLIGAPGVDVKSDLAADLIATDAGAVYLFAGGAALSKELDLARTAATYTLLGDTLLGSGQLGSALAVGNFNGDDYDDFATGAPFSNGAFARAAGFAYLVLGNAGLTGTKTATVPNVAFFLSGTSDNDNFGAAVALGDINGDGYADLIMSAPNGDGQNNARQNAGEVFIFYGAAGVQAKNTVIYGVGRTGDAFADALGTNLAVGDFNGDGIADLVIGAPGADLISDKRDPSGAAYLILGTRASLPSTYDLASKAADLTIYGANAGDRLGAGGLAFGNLNGADVPDLVLGIPRSASVNGGRADAGEVRVVYGVRR, encoded by the coding sequence GTGCGCAACCTGGCCGCAACAGCCGCTCTACCTGGCAGGCTGGCGGTTGATATTAACGCGAATGCCGTAGCGACGGTGTCGGCGGCAAGTTTTGAAGCCGGAGCGGCACCTGATTCGATTGTGGCTTCTTTTGGAGCGGGTCTTGCCACACAGAATGCTTCGGCAACTACAACACCGTTGCCCACGCAACTCGGGGGAACGACAGTGGAAGTAAATGGAGTGCGAGCGGGTTTGTTTTTTGTGTCGGCGGGCCAAGTTAATTATGCGATTCCTTCGACGACCCTTTACGGGACAGCGAATGTCGTGATCCGTTCCGGAGATGGCACCGTTTCAAACGGAACCATCCAAGTTGTGCAGGTAACACCTGGCATTTTCTCAGCAAATGGCAATGGGCGCGGGGCAGCCGCAGCGGTGTTTTTGCGGGCAAGAAGCAATGGAACCCAATCCTTTGAGACGACAGCTCAGTTTAATACGGGGTCTGGTCGCTTTATAACTAAGCCAATAGATTTAGGGCCGACAACTGACCAAGTCTATCTCATCCTTTACATGACTGGGCTACGTTATTTTGATCCGCCAGCAAGAGAAAATATCAGTGTGTTAATTGGCGGAGAACAGATTCCCCCAGACTTTGCCGGTGCTCAAGGGGGCCTAGTCGGTGTTGATCAACTTAATGTCAAAGTCCCCCGTACTCTCTTGGGCAGAGGTGTAATTAGCGTTTCTGTTTCAGCAACTGGCTTCGGTTCCTCGAACTTAGTTGAGATTGAGATTGCCGGTAATGGCACCGGACCTACCACGCCGCAGATCATGAGCCTGACCCCACAAGATGGAATTGGTGGTCAAGCTGTGGCTGGAAAGAGTCTTATTATCACTGGCTCAGGATTTTCTTCGGATAAAACCGCCAATAAAGTTTATATCGGCCCTGGCGCCACCGAAGCCCAAGTTATGACTGCCACACCTACCAGGTTGGAAGTGGTGGTACCTTTTGGCGTCGAGACCGGCACAGTCAAAGTTGCCACGCCCAATGGTGAAGGCGTCAGTACTAGCGTCGTACCCATTGTCACTTCGATCAGTGGAATCATCGAAAATACCAATCGCCAACCGTTGGTGGGTGTCAATGTTCGCCTCTCGAATGGCGCTTCTACTACGACTTCCGCCGAAGGTACGTTTGTGCTGGCGGATGTGCCGGCCACGGCGCATTCCGTTTTTATTGATGGTGATTTGATTCCCACGCAACCGCCCTATCCGAAGCTGACAATGAAGATCGTCGCTTCGGCCAATCGTGATAACAAATTTGCGAGTGCGATTGCCTTGCAACAAGCCACCGGGTCGAGCAGCACCATTGGTTCTGGTTCAGCGGCAACTGCGGGCGGAAGCAATTTGCGGGTGGCGAGTTCGGCGCAACAACAACAACCTACACCACAGCCGCCCACCACGAATATCCAAACCGGCAATTTCAGTCTGCAAGTCGCCGCAAACGCCAAACCCGTCTTTCCCGATGGCAGCGGTAGCGGGAAGATTTACTTGACCCCGGTGCAGAATGGCCGGACGCCCGTGGATCTGCCGACGGGGGTGTACAGCACGAGCATCGTGCAGATCACGCCGTTTGATACCAAAATTCCGGAGGGCGCGAAACTGGTTTTCCCGAATGATGGCCGTGCTGTGGGAGCGAGCCTGAAGCTTTACCGTTATGACAGTAGCGGTAGTATCGGCCGCTTTGCGGAAGTTGAAGGGGCTAAGATTACGATCTCATCCGACGGCAAGTATCTCGAAACCGGGTCAGGTGATGTCAAGGAAGCGAATATCTATTTTGCGGCGCAAGCTTCGGCGAGACCGTCTCCCAACGCTTCGACGACGGTGCAAGGACAGGTTTTGTGCTGCGTAAATGCGAGTGGCCAAATCGTTGGCAATCATGCTGACCCGGTTAGCAAGGCCAACGTCAAGGCGCGTGGTCAGGAAGCCGAAACCGATGGCAATGGCAGTTATATCCTGCCCAATGTTCCGGCCACCGCAGGCGAAAACATCACCGTGGATGTCACTTACAGATTGCCCAGCGGGCGCGTGGCACGGGCGCAAAGTTCCGATGCCAAGGTCGAGGTTGGCAGCATTACAAAAGTCGAGCCGACTTACCTGCCCAGCGAGTCTGTCAATCGTGCGCCGGTGATTCTGGCCCCGCCAAAGGTCGAGATTCCGGTGACGCAGACCTCCGACATTGGCTTGGTGATTTCCGATCCCGATCCCGGGCAGCAAATTTCGGCGACGGTGATGGGCGCGAGTTGGGCTTCGTTGATCAAGGTGCAAGGGACCGGCACAATCGTTAACGCCAATGCTTATCTTTTGCGATTGACGCCGCCCGCGCGTGGGTCCTTCTCGTTGACGATCACGGCTGATGATAAACAGGGAGGCACCGCCGTACATAACCTGACGGTTTCCGTAGTAGATCAAAACCGTCCGCCCACGGCCAATAGTCTGGATTTGGTGACCGATGAAGACACGCCGTTGACGATCAAATTGACCGGCACTGATCCGGATAATAATCCGCTGACTTACAGGATTTTCACGCCGCCGTTGAATGGCGGGCTGAGCGGCACCGCGCCAAATCTGACTTACATTCCGAATGCGAATTTCAATGGTTCGGACATCTTCACCTTTGTGGTCAATGACGGCAGCGTGAATAGCGCGGCGGCGGCCGTGGTCATTACGGTCAAACCGGTGAACGACGCGCCCGTGCTAAGCGCGCCTGCGGCGGTCACGAGCAATGAAGGGCAACCGCTGGTGATCAACTTGACCGCCACGGATGTAGATCAGGGGCAAACGCTGACGATCACGGGAACGAATTTGCCCGCCAGCGCGACTTTGTCTGCGACTACGCCAACCAGCGCGCAATTCAAATGGACGCCCAGCTTCACACAGGCGGGGAATTACACCGTCACCTTCAAAGTTGCCGACAATGGCACGCCGCCCTTGAGCGACACGAAAGAGGTTAAGATCACGATCCTGGACGTGCCGACGTTGTCGGTGCCCGGCCCACAAACCGTCAACGAAGGTCAATCGCTGCTCTTTGATGTCGCCGTTCCCGGAGGACAAGCCGGTAGCACTGTAACGGCCAGCAACTTGCCCGAGGGGGCGGCGCTGACGGCGACCAGCGCGGGCATCTGGCAATTCAAATGGACGCCCGGCTATACGCAAGCAGGCGGTTACACCGTCACTTTCCGGGCCATCACCAATGGCAGTAGTGAAAGCAAGGATGTGCGCATCACGGTCTTTGACGCGCAACGTGAACTGAGCAAGGAGCCGGGCGATCTCACGATTTACGGCGCGCATGGCCCGGTGCCGCGCAATGTTTTGGATGCGGGCGATGCCACGGGCACGAGTGTGGCAACGGGCGATTTGAATGGCGACGGCATTGCGGATCTCGTCATCGGCGCGCCTTTCGCCAACAACGGCACGCAGGACGTGGGCCGCGATACAGGCGCTGTCTATGTCTTTTTTGGCAAAGCGAGCCTGGGCGGTACGCTTGATCTGGCGCAGCAGAAACCGGATGTCACGCTGTATGGCGAGCGTTCTTATGATTCCTTCGGCGCGAGCTTGGCGATTGGCGACATCAGCGGTGATGGGAAACCCGATTTGATCGTGGGTGCCCCGCTGGCGGATACGACTGACCGGCGCGATTGTGGCAAAGTCTACGCGCTGTTTGGGCCTTTCCCGCCGGATGGTTTGGATGCCAACAAGGCTGCCATCATCACACGCATCGCGGGGTTGACGGTGAATGGCCTCAAGGCCGGTGACAGATTAGGTGCGAGTGTTGCCGCCGGGCATCTGCGCAGCAAAACCGGCCCGCTGGATTTGTTGATAGGCGCGCCCGGTGTGGATGTGAAATCCGACCTGGCGGCTGATCTGATTGCCACGGATGCGGGGGCTGTTTATCTGTTTGCCGGTGGCGCGGCGCTCAGCAAAGAGCTTGATCTGGCGAGAACCGCAGCCACCTACACGCTGCTGGGCGATACTTTGCTGGGCAGCGGGCAGCTTGGCAGTGCGCTGGCGGTCGGCAATTTCAATGGCGATGATTACGACGATTTCGCCACGGGCGCTCCATTTTCGAATGGCGCTTTTGCCCGCGCGGCTGGTTTTGCTTATCTGGTCTTAGGGAATGCCGGCCTGACGGGCACGAAAACCGCGACGGTGCCGAATGTCGCCTTCTTCCTGTCAGGCACCAGCGATAACGACAACTTTGGCGCGGCGGTCGCGCTGGGCGACATCAATGGCGACGGGTATGCCGATTTGATTATGAGCGCGCCCAACGGCGATGGACAGAACAACGCGCGTCAAAATGCCGGCGAAGTTTTTATCTTTTACGGCGCCGCTGGGGTGCAGGCGAAAAACACCGTGATTTATGGCGTCGGGCGCACCGGCGACGCCTTTGCCGATGCGCTCGGTACCAATCTGGCTGTCGGAGATTTCAATGGAGATGGCATTGCCGACTTGGTAATCGGCGCACCGGGTGCCGATCTCATCAGCGACAAGCGCGATCCATCAGGCGCGGCCTACCTCATTTTGGGTACGCGCGCTTCATTGCCAAGCACGTATGACCTGGCGAGCAAAGCGGCGGATTTGACGATTTATGGCGCCAATGCGGGCGACCGCTTGGGCGCTGGAGGCTTGGCGTTTGGCAATCTGAATGGGGCGGACGTGCCTGATCTGGTGTTGGGCATCCCGCGTTCTGCCAGCGTCAACGGCGGGCGTGCTGATGCCGGTGAGGTGCGCGTGGTATATGGCGTGAGACGTTAA
- a CDS encoding serine/threonine protein kinase produces the protein MSPQPKSGNLRECVSCKQCFGPGQQLCPNCFIELVTVEATPHLLNERYRLDRIVTRGASNLLFAGFDVVDEQPVAIKLIRAGAMLDPRANDRFLREAELAAGFKHPGLAEIFAFGLLDEGGAYVAFELTPGTLLRSEMRRVGQFTVEQAVPLLCVIAGVLHDAHCAGLVHRDLKPENIILPPPDPTLEQPRVKLVDFSFGRVSGGQAYQPGKTARLQNIGQLPSRPAYLSPEQFLGAEADPRADIFSLGVIAYEMLAGQPPFKASRVGELAGKVLHERPASLRNFNPEISVVIEAEILRALEKEPHNRQQHAAEFKRELQNALHWN, from the coding sequence ATGTCCCCACAACCAAAATCCGGCAATTTACGCGAGTGTGTTTCGTGCAAACAGTGTTTCGGGCCGGGGCAGCAACTTTGCCCGAATTGTTTTATCGAACTCGTCACCGTCGAAGCCACGCCGCATCTGCTGAATGAACGCTACCGGCTGGATCGCATCGTCACGCGCGGCGCCAGCAACTTGCTGTTTGCCGGTTTCGATGTCGTTGACGAGCAACCCGTCGCCATCAAACTCATCCGCGCCGGCGCGATGCTCGATCCGCGCGCGAATGATCGTTTTCTGCGGGAGGCCGAACTCGCGGCGGGTTTCAAACATCCGGGCTTGGCAGAGATTTTCGCCTTCGGCCTGCTGGACGAAGGCGGCGCTTACGTCGCGTTCGAACTTACGCCGGGCACCCTGTTGCGCAGTGAAATGCGGCGCGTGGGCCAGTTCACGGTCGAGCAGGCCGTACCGCTGTTGTGCGTCATCGCGGGCGTTTTGCACGACGCCCATTGCGCCGGGCTGGTGCATCGCGATCTAAAACCCGAAAACATTATTTTGCCGCCGCCAGACCCAACCCTGGAACAACCCCGCGTGAAATTGGTGGATTTCAGTTTTGGGCGTGTGTCAGGCGGACAAGCCTATCAACCGGGCAAGACCGCGCGGTTACAAAACATCGGCCAATTGCCCTCGCGTCCGGCGTACCTCAGCCCGGAACAATTCCTGGGGGCCGAAGCCGACCCGCGCGCCGATATTTTCAGCCTGGGCGTGATCGCTTATGAAATGCTGGCCGGACAACCGCCGTTCAAGGCGAGCCGGGTGGGCGAGTTGGCGGGCAAAGTCTTGCACGAGCGCCCGGCTTCGTTGCGCAATTTCAATCCCGAGATCAGCGTGGTGATCGAGGCTGAGATTCTGCGCGCGCTGGAAAAAGAACCGCACAACCGCCAACAACACGCCGCCGAATTCAAACGCGAATTGCAAAACGCGTTGCATTGGAACTGA
- a CDS encoding sugar phosphate isomerase/epimerase — MADLTRREWHQLALGTLTASLFSTALPGRLLAQAKPNSKIKGVQIGAQSYSFRDRSLEDALKGYLEVGLNCCELWAGHIEPRGLKRDELRKWRLTTPLSQFTAIGQQFKTAGIELYAFNYSFRDDSTDEEIERGFQMARALGAKCITSSAQVSVAKRVDVYARKYKLRVGMHNHSNIHANEFATPDDFAKAMEGNSEYIGMNLDIGHFTAANFDAVDYLTKHHARVVTLHIKDRKRNQGDNVPFGEGDTPIKAVLDLLLQNKWKIPANIEYEYKGADTVAEMKKCYAFCRQALGG; from the coding sequence ATGGCGGATTTGACTCGCAGGGAATGGCACCAGCTTGCGCTTGGCACGCTGACCGCTTCCCTTTTTTCGACCGCGTTACCCGGCAGGCTATTGGCGCAGGCCAAACCCAATTCCAAAATCAAAGGCGTGCAAATCGGCGCGCAAAGTTACAGCTTCCGCGACCGCTCGCTCGAAGACGCCCTCAAAGGTTATCTCGAAGTCGGTCTGAACTGCTGCGAGTTGTGGGCCGGCCACATCGAACCGCGCGGACTGAAGCGCGACGAGTTGCGCAAATGGCGGCTGACCACGCCGCTCAGCCAATTCACCGCCATCGGCCAGCAGTTCAAAACCGCCGGGATTGAGCTTTACGCATTCAACTACAGCTTCCGCGACGATTCGACGGATGAAGAAATCGAGCGTGGCTTTCAAATGGCGCGCGCGCTCGGCGCGAAATGCATCACCTCTTCGGCGCAAGTCAGCGTCGCCAAGCGTGTGGACGTTTATGCCAGGAAATACAAACTCCGCGTCGGTATGCATAACCACTCCAACATCCACGCGAACGAATTCGCCACGCCGGATGATTTCGCCAAAGCGATGGAGGGCAATTCCGAGTACATCGGCATGAATCTCGACATCGGCCATTTCACAGCAGCTAATTTCGACGCGGTGGATTATCTGACCAAGCATCACGCCCGCGTCGTCACGCTGCACATCAAGGATCGCAAACGCAACCAGGGCGACAACGTGCCTTTTGGCGAAGGCGATACCCCGATCAAAGCCGTGCTTGACCTGTTGCTGCAAAACAAATGGAAGATTCCCGCCAACATCGAATACGAATACAAAGGCGCGGACACTGTTGCGGAAATGAAGAAGTGCTATGCGTTTTGCCGCCAAGCACTCGGCGGGTAA
- a CDS encoding sugar kinase, whose protein sequence is MQIKPKEQCKWDMVALGEVMLRLDPGDGRIHTTRTFQTWEGGGEYNVARGLKRCFGMRTAVVTALADNPVGRLVQDLIYQGGVDQSHIRWVKYDGVGRAVRNGLNFTERGFGVRGAVGCSDRGHTAIAQLKPGEIDWEKIFGVEGARWFHCGGIFAALSETTPLVAKEAMEAARKHGTIISYDLNYRESLWQGIGGHARAQEVNRGLAELVDVMIGNEEDFTAALGFAVEGVDEHLADLDPSNFKKMIALAVAQYPNFQVVATTLRNAKTATVNDWGAICYYAGQFYEAPLRENLEIFDRVGGGDSFASGLAYGFLTEQGAQRAIEYGAAHGALAMTTPGDTSMATLAEVEKVMKGGGARVAR, encoded by the coding sequence ATGCAGATAAAACCAAAAGAACAATGCAAATGGGACATGGTCGCGCTTGGCGAAGTGATGCTGCGGCTCGATCCGGGTGATGGGCGCATTCACACCACGCGCACGTTTCAGACGTGGGAAGGCGGCGGCGAATATAACGTCGCGCGCGGCTTGAAGCGTTGCTTTGGCATGCGCACCGCTGTGGTGACAGCCTTGGCCGACAATCCGGTGGGCCGTCTCGTGCAGGATTTGATCTATCAGGGCGGCGTAGATCAGTCGCACATCAGATGGGTCAAATATGACGGCGTCGGGCGCGCGGTGCGCAATGGCTTGAACTTTACTGAACGCGGCTTCGGCGTGCGCGGTGCGGTCGGCTGTTCAGATCGCGGCCACACGGCGATTGCGCAACTCAAACCCGGCGAGATTGATTGGGAAAAGATTTTTGGCGTAGAAGGCGCGCGCTGGTTCCATTGCGGCGGCATTTTCGCCGCGCTCTCCGAAACGACGCCGCTCGTCGCCAAAGAGGCGATGGAAGCCGCGCGCAAACACGGCACGATCATTTCCTACGATCTGAACTACCGCGAATCGCTCTGGCAGGGCATCGGCGGCCACGCGCGCGCGCAGGAAGTCAATCGCGGCTTGGCCGAATTGGTAGACGTGATGATCGGCAACGAAGAGGATTTCACCGCTGCGCTCGGCTTTGCCGTCGAGGGCGTAGACGAACATCTCGCCGACCTCGATCCGTCCAATTTCAAAAAAATGATCGCCCTCGCGGTTGCGCAATACCCCAACTTCCAAGTCGTCGCGACGACATTGCGCAACGCCAAAACGGCGACGGTCAATGACTGGGGCGCAATCTGTTACTACGCCGGCCAGTTTTACGAAGCGCCCTTGCGCGAGAATCTGGAAATCTTTGACCGCGTCGGCGGCGGCGATTCGTTCGCGTCCGGCTTGGCGTATGGCTTTTTGACTGAGCAGGGCGCACAGCGGGCCATCGAATACGGCGCGGCACATGGCGCGTTGGCGATGACGACGCCGGGCGACACTTCGATGGCGACGCTGGCCGAAGTCGAAAAAGTGATGAAAGGCGGCGGCGCGCGCGTGGCGCGGTGA
- a CDS encoding DUF1501 domain-containing protein, with translation MNRRFFLKSSGVAMASFSVAVNSPSFLTRTLAQTGTKGKRKILIALFQRGAMDGLNVVVPYAEQEYYDLRPTIAIPRPKVGEPNAALDLDGHFGLHPALASFKPIYDAGQLAIVHAVGSPDITRSHFDAQDYMESATPGVKSTTDGWLNRYLQSKADAKATPFRAVAMGANMPRMMQGKAPALAINNLNDFGIRTGNGDAKAVQGGFEAMYAQAASEALRGTGHETFEAVKLLKQVNPNQYQPAAGVNYPRGPYGDRLKQLAQLIKSDIGLEVAFADIGGWDTHVNEGSAQGQLAGRLTEFGQGIAALYADLKDRADEIVILTMTEFGRTAKENGNRGTDHGHASAMFMLGGNVKGGKVYGKWPGLKTEQLYEGRDLAVTTDFRDVFAEVAKSHLGATSLNTIFPSYQVNPANFKGLLKS, from the coding sequence ATGAACAGAAGATTTTTCCTGAAAAGTAGCGGCGTCGCGATGGCGAGCTTTAGCGTGGCGGTGAATTCCCCTTCGTTCTTGACGCGCACGTTGGCGCAAACGGGGACGAAAGGAAAACGCAAAATTCTGATCGCCCTTTTTCAACGTGGCGCGATGGATGGATTGAATGTCGTTGTTCCCTACGCCGAGCAGGAGTATTACGACCTGCGTCCAACCATCGCCATTCCGCGTCCCAAAGTTGGCGAGCCGAACGCGGCGCTTGATTTGGATGGGCATTTTGGCCTGCACCCGGCACTGGCGTCATTCAAGCCCATTTATGACGCCGGACAATTGGCCATCGTCCACGCGGTCGGTTCGCCCGACATTACGCGCTCACATTTCGATGCGCAGGATTACATGGAGTCCGCGACCCCTGGCGTGAAGAGTACGACCGATGGCTGGCTCAACCGCTACTTGCAAAGCAAAGCTGATGCGAAGGCGACGCCCTTCCGGGCCGTGGCAATGGGCGCGAATATGCCGCGCATGATGCAAGGCAAAGCACCCGCCCTTGCTATCAACAACCTGAACGACTTTGGCATTCGCACTGGAAACGGTGACGCCAAGGCTGTGCAGGGTGGATTCGAGGCGATGTATGCACAAGCCGCCAGCGAGGCTTTGCGTGGTACCGGGCACGAAACCTTCGAGGCCGTCAAGTTGCTGAAGCAGGTCAACCCCAATCAATATCAGCCGGCGGCGGGCGTGAACTATCCACGCGGCCCTTACGGCGACCGCTTGAAACAACTTGCCCAACTCATCAAATCGGATATCGGATTGGAAGTCGCCTTTGCCGACATTGGTGGTTGGGATACGCATGTGAACGAGGGGTCGGCGCAGGGCCAATTGGCCGGGCGTTTGACCGAATTCGGGCAGGGCATCGCGGCGCTTTATGCTGATCTCAAAGACCGCGCCGATGAAATCGTCATTCTGACGATGACCGAATTCGGGCGCACGGCCAAAGAAAACGGCAATCGCGGCACTGATCACGGTCACGCCAGTGCGATGTTTATGCTAGGCGGCAATGTCAAAGGCGGTAAAGTCTATGGCAAGTGGCCGGGTTTGAAGACCGAGCAATTGTATGAAGGCCGCGATTTGGCGGTGACAACAGATTTTCGCGATGTCTTTGCAGAGGTCGCCAAGTCACATCTGGGGGCGACCAGCCTGAATACGATTTTCCCGAGCTATCAAGTCAATCCGGCCAACTTCAAGGGCTTGCTGAAGAGTTGA
- a CDS encoding response regulator transcription factor, whose translation MKKRILLVEDEPGLVLALTDLLLNEGYEFETTPDGLAGLSLASEGRFDLVILDVNLPGKNGFDVCRDLRQRGVTTPILMLTARGQIIDKVLGLKLGADDYLTKPFDSLELLARVEARLRTAPSVAASSSSESFHFGAIAVNFPSTEVRRHGQAVELSAREFELLRFFIERPGITLSRQQLLQEVWGYASDIETRTVDVHVGWLRQKLEDDAKNPRHFLTVRGFGYKFLAQAE comes from the coding sequence ATGAAAAAACGAATCCTGCTGGTCGAAGATGAACCCGGTCTGGTGCTGGCGCTGACCGATTTGCTGCTCAATGAAGGCTACGAATTTGAGACCACGCCGGATGGTTTGGCGGGTCTGTCGTTGGCGAGCGAAGGCCGCTTTGACTTGGTGATCCTCGACGTGAATTTGCCGGGCAAAAACGGCTTCGACGTCTGCCGCGATCTGCGCCAGCGCGGCGTGACGACGCCCATTCTGATGTTGACCGCGCGCGGCCAAATCATTGACAAGGTGCTGGGACTGAAGCTGGGCGCGGATGATTATTTGACCAAGCCGTTTGATTCGCTGGAACTGCTGGCGCGTGTCGAGGCGCGTTTGCGCACTGCGCCGTCCGTTGCTGCCTCTTCCTCATCTGAGAGCTTTCATTTCGGCGCAATCGCGGTCAACTTCCCCAGCACCGAAGTGCGCCGCCACGGCCAAGCGGTCGAGCTGTCGGCGCGCGAATTTGAACTGCTGCGTTTTTTCATCGAGCGGCCCGGCATCACACTTTCGCGCCAGCAGTTGTTGCAAGAGGTTTGGGGTTATGCGTCGGACATCGAGACGCGCACGGTGGATGTGCATGTCGGCTGGCTGCGGCAAAAACTGGAAGACGACGCGAAAAACCCGCGCCACTTTTTGACGGTACGCGGGTTCGGCTACAAGTTTTTAGCGCAGGCAGAATAA